A segment of the Lycium barbarum isolate Lr01 chromosome 7, ASM1917538v2, whole genome shotgun sequence genome:
atcccggaatagtcttggcccaaAATTATCATAgctaatccgggttgtcccaatgtataaaaatacgggacgtaacaaaaCTTAGCAATAACGTCAATCTTTGCTTGGTCTACCTCAATACCCTTctcggaaatcttatggccaaggacaatcccttccttcacGATGAAATgaaatttctcccaattaagtataAGGTTTgtttcttcacaccgcttcaataTCTTACCAAGATTGGCAAGGCATTCGTCAAAGGAGTCACTAACAACTGAAAAGTCATCCATAAAGACTTCCAAGCAATCCTCAACCATATCTGAGAAAATAGATATCATACACCGTTGGAATGTAGCTGGGGCATTGCATAAGCCAAAAGGCATTCGGCTAAAAGGAAAGGTGCCATAAGGACAACTGAAAGTGGTTTTCTCTAGGTCCTCTAAGGCGatgttaatttggttgtaccccgGATATCCATCCAAGAAGCAATAATAAGatcttccagctagccgatcaagcatttgatcaacaaaaggcatagggaagtggtctttacaagttgTAGTGTTGACCTttcgatagtccatacacactcgccATCCGGTGACTGTTCTTGTAGGAATCAATTCATTCTTTAAATTAGGGACAACGGTGATGCCCCCCTTCTTTGACACACATTGTACCGGACTCacccatggactatttgcaattgggtatacaacacccgcatccaaccatttCATTATCTTcttcttgaccacttcttgcataggtgggtttagccttctttgatgctctacactcggtgAACTATCTTACCCAAGTtcgattctatgttcacaaataccggagggaatCCTCCTAATatccacccaatagatcttcgataaTCCCGCAACACTGCAAACACCTTTTGATTTTGTTCCTTatttaacaaagatgagagaataaccaGTAAAGTATTATCTGGGCTAAGAAAAGCATATTTCAAATGAAAaggaagtagcttgagctcaagtcgcggtggctcaataatcgaaggcttagctAGATGAGTGGTTCTTTTGTCAAGATCAAGATATATTTTCTTTGGCTCATAAGAATACGAACCCCGACCAATAAGAGAATTTACCATTTCAACATACTCCTCCATTTCATCCGCATCAAAATTCACCAAATTAGCCGAAAGTGCTTCGTCAAATTGTTCCTCCTCTAATTTATGCTCCACCGCTTCGTCTACCACATCGAAagaatcaatgaccgaaatgctctcaCAAGCACTTGATaattttaaccccttgctagcttggaagtttacctcttcatcattgacccgaaattttatttcattcttttccgaGTCCATTAAACCTCCCCCGGTGGCAAGAAatggccttcccaagataattgAGACTTCTTTatcaaccgcacaatcaaggatgacaaaatctgccGGTAATAAGAATTCCCTCACTCTaacaatgacatcatcaacaacccctaccgATCTCTTGATGGTTCTATCGACCATTTGGAGATGCATACTCATTGGTCTAGGTGCCCCCAAACTGAATTATTTATAGATTTCCAGTGgaatcaaattaatactagccccaTTATCACATAAGGCTTGATCAAAATCATGGTGACCGATGGTGCAAGGAATAGTGAAAGCCCCGGAatctcccttcttctcaacctttaaggatgaaataatagaactcaggtgactcccaccgtatcatgcttgattggtcTTTTCTTTGTCAACAAGTCCTTCAAGTATTTATCAAATCCCGAcatttcttggaatgcatcaagaaatgggatattcattgacaaccctttcaattggtcatagaagcgttggcacttggcatcctctgttcttttcatcaatctttgtaggaacgggggaggagatttatgtgtttgagtcaagggtttaatttcccccgtgaccttgctcttttgAGAGCTACCCTCGGTAGCCTTTTCAACCCTCAGCACCTCATCATCCTCAAAAACAATAGGGTGTGCCAccttctctttctcaacaataataggcacttcaattggtgcctcaagttcttcttcaatttcttcatcaatttcttcttcaataacctcatcaacaaCCGGCTCAACAATAATAGGTTCAACCACCCTCTCATCCACCGCATTAAGGAGCTTCCCACTTCTAGTAGAAATAAATTTGCATGAGGAAATATGAtcacctccactaccccttgggttcaGAATTGTGTCGCTAGGAAGTCCTCCTCTTTGTGAAGGATTTTGCTCATgagaaagatctcgcatttgtgactcaagtttttgaattgaatcggtgtgagagcctaccacttcggtcaaattttccatctttttTTCACTCTTGTTTTGGTTTTCCAAGATCTTCTCAAGTATAGATTTCATTCGAAAGGTCCCTTGATCATTGAAAGGACCtctcgccaattttgagagttGGAAGAACGGCCTTTCGGTGGAACATAGGCATTAGAAttccgattaccataattgttgttgttgtaatccctcctattcgaaccaccatattcattgcggccatattgattgctttgttgttggggtctccattgcttttgataacccTCTTGAGAATTAtcgatataattagcatcctcaAGTTGTTGTTGCCCCTCTAGATAAGTCTCCTCCATCACTTGATACATTCCAGGAGCATGAGATAGCATttcttcaacaacattcacaCCCTTAGCTTCTTTCTCCGCAAGCCTCTTTGACagcaaatccacggtggtttgtaATTGAGCAAAAGCATAATCTCACTCATGCTTCTCTTTATCCACCGCAGCAATAGAAGGACTACCATATGACAACACTTCACTATCATTGGattgccaagcttgattgtgggtggtgagcttatcgagcaaccGGGTGATGTTAACAAATAACTTGTCCATTCATCCACCAgcggcagtattgacagcaatttgattcattgtatctaaccccttgtagaacttctcagTGAGAATAGCATCTGGAAACTTacgagttggagattgagctagataatacttgaaccgctcccatgctgaatataattgttcccccgggagcTGTTTGAACTTAAGGATCTTATCTCaaagttcagcctttttgctcggtggaaaccacttcttcaaaaatgtattggctagctcgctccaggtgtgaatagaattgctaggaagcttttcataccattcgcTTGCTTGACCAACCAAagaatatttgaagacccgtaaccgaagtgcatcagcagaaacaacaccttgggattgttgagcacacatgtgcaggaagttcttcaaatgtcagagtggacaatcctccgaagaattttggaaataaccttcaagtttcagcaacTGATAGATAGAGCTATCGATTTTAAAAGTAGCATTTCTagtcctaggagggaccacaaCAGAAGCATAATAAGCTTCATTAATGAATttcgcaaatatattctcatcttcctcctcttctggtgctggtgggttcacttggagcccaacttggtttccttgatttcgatTGTGTCTTCCTGCCCTTTTCACCTGATTCACCAGAAATAGTAAACCAAGTGATGgaataaatttttttttaaagagaagtacacaacaatcagtaatttcaaaaccgtattccctaGTGACGACGCCAAAatatgatacgctcaaattacacctaaatTATGGTGTAAGGTGGTcggtgtcaaatatagtaacccaactaggttgggatagaatcccacagggaataaggTGTGAACTAAGTACTAATTATATATGTTACTAATCTGTAAAGACTTTAGTCTATTCTGACTAATGCAGAAAAAgggttttggtttgtattcgctattttgaagtatttggaaattgtttggattaaaagaaccaaagttgtgtccccactgtgattagatgttatgctatgggtatcaatatgatacATTTCTAATAAGTGGtggttttgtatgcacttaatctctaatgcacttcctaatattttccaatagttagaaagtatttctttcctgattttcccaaatatagaaaagttgcaagtacaaccgattaaatatgccaagtagaactcatcttatccctaagtgagttcattaaatgagggttagcgccccgagtccttgttatattatttcaactcaaaccctagttcatctttccaaataaaactAAGTTTGTGCAGAAGTAAGTGTTTGCAACCAGCAActaacaatgaatatgagaaataataaaacacatcacaaccattatatatatatatatatatatatatacacaatgttAGAAATTCATTACATAACACCtgtcatttgggtccacaactttgattaaagaaactactcgcACATGTTGGTCACAAAAGTAGTAAGCACTAACGAAGCCaaaaagcttacaaagtgtaataaagatggtgGGAAAGGAATCTTTTTGTCTTCTCTAAGCTCCAAAAGTGGTGTATTCAATGCTCATCCACCAATGGAAAAAGTGTTAAATGTTGGAGAAAAATCTGATGTGTACAAAAACctaaaatattctttaaataggctctAAAAATGCACATCAGCAATTGGCAAAATTGCCCCTGGTGGCagaatcgacggaccgtcgatcagttAAACGGGATGTTGATTCCTTCATCTTTTAGTTCTTTAGTTTGATGGTCCATTCGACGGTGCcatcgaccagttcgacgctccgttgaTTCTTTCGTCTTTCTCTCTTTTGGTGGACAAGTCTGTTTGACGAGACAAACGTCAAAACGTCGATCCAGTCGACTCTTCGTCGATGGCTCTGTCCTTTGTCCTCTTCAACTTAGGCCATCACTGGAAAATTTAACTTATCGGCGGTCCGTCGatcaatcgacggaccgtcgaattTTTAATTCTCGgcaatttttccttttttctttgtttttgcttttgggccattaccttcctaaaacacaacaaaaacaaatTAAAATGAACTAGACATTCTTGAGAATACCCAAAAtccatagtaaaaaggcgtcgaatgtgccacaaatccgcagcacatcaacacccccaacttaggatctttgcttgtcctcaagcaagtcagactAAAAAGCTACACAATAAAAACTACAACTAAACTAAAAATAGAGTAAAAGTAACTACAATGGTGTTTGTTCATCACTACCGGCATGTGAGTTTTCACATCGACTCCCTCTTTCCTCATTTCAAAACAATGTTCTTTCATCATAACTTATTAGAATTGACTATGACGCttcaatcaatgacatcacattatcagaAGCATTTTTGCGCGCAAGTATTCACCATTATGCTCTCACTTAGATCagagaatgtcccacacacaattttaAGATAAGAACCGAGACAAGGATaaatgagaatagaaagcactcacactcacaaagaagttcatgatatACAAGTGCAGATACCTATGTTTAGGAGCCCATTTGCTTGTAGTCGCATTATTATTTCCTCGTAATGgtaccttttgcttgtaatcgtactcTGTAGTAGAATAGGAGAAAACGAATCAtatatgtaatgaactacgcaatgacctgaattccccacagtgggatacgtaggcagtccataccGGACCCGATCGCTTTATTAGTAAAAcaaaaactcaattactttatttcaaactacgttcgacctgaattcctgctgtgACAGGATACCAAGCACTCTCGAGCTCTATCAtcacaaaagaaaaaccaagaaacccctaggaaacCACAGAGACGATAAGGCGAGAAAAGTCAACAAGATCAAGCTTGTAAAGGTCAGCACAAGAATAAAACAGCATCAACCCTACAATGGGGCATAATTTTTAATGGAATTGTCAACAAAGAAAGAGATAGAGTAAAGcaatacactggggcagaatttttgagggacCTCAAAAACTTCCTGCATAGCAAGACAAGACAAAGGTCACTCAGAGCAATGTCCTGAAACAGGggcagaattttcaagaaagatctcaaaaattataccaaaacGAAAGTCAGCAATCATACCTCCGAGAAGAACAGGAAAACCTTTTTCGAAGAAAAACACACGTCATGACACATAAAAGCGAAACATACATTTCCTTTAAGGAAAAAATAACATGCGTTTTATAAATTTTTACtctgaattttaaaaaaatatagcaTAATTACATCCCAGAAACATCTCTCAAAATACCGAGCCCAAGAGGGTTCGAAGGAGCATCAAGAGGAGACACCAGACGGGAAGACAACTACGCTAATCGGcttcttaggaaactcacaatttttatATGGATGCAGGTTTTTATTTTACATGACAGCAGACACACCACCAACCGGCTTACTACCCGCAAAGGCAGGAGGTGAAACTCAGCCCAGTGGGGAaagaccaaaagggtcacaacaAAATGGTTAATAAAGACACATCTGGCCGCAAGGGTCACAGAGCAAATGAGCGTAAAGATGAATCAGACCAAAAGGTCACACAAAAGGTGAACAACAAAAAATATCAGACCAAAAGAGTCACAATTGATGAGCATAAGGATACATACGACCAAAAAGGGTCATGAAAAGCACAAAAAGGGTACATCCAGCCACAAGGGTCAACAACCAATACAATAGctgaaagaaagattatccagccactagggccatatttgtcatctgcatgccaagagggtcattcatttattttgccaagagggccattcatttattttgccaagaggtccattcatatcaaattgccgaaagggtcattcatacaaacaagccaagagggttattcatatcaaactgccgagagggccattcatgcaaacaAGCCAAGagagtcattcatacaaacaagctaagagggtcattcatacaaacagccaagatggccattcatacaaattgccaagAGGGCGATTCATACAAAcaaccgagagggccattcatctaaATCTTCGCGACAGATATCTGCATATTGTCAAATCCAGGGAAAGGGCAGAAAGCCACCAGAAAGAAGCCGGTTTTCTGAACCAGATCTAAACAAATTGCGGAGCAAAtttggaactttttcttacgcagccggtcaAAATAGGATGCCATGGGAGTCAAGCTCTGCGGCAAGATTTGGAAGCCATTCGAACTCAGACTCAGCCACAATTtgtcttgtttttattttcttttctgaaAAATTGCGACCGGTCAGACACACACCGGGACATCTGAAAGTATTCCTGCATAGGGGACATATTCTTCTCCTGTGAGTCGAACTATATGTGTACTGATTTTCAGAGACCAAGGATATGTAGGCAAACTCAAAACCAGAGGGTCGCTCACATTCTAACAGTCATCCGGGAAAACCCTAGTCACAACACTGAGGGTTTCAGGATTTTCCTTCCAAATCACTTAAAAGTCTTTGGTTGAGTCGAattacaagtggcctgaattctcatgtaccttgagatatgtaggaaacccagagacCAGGGTCCGACCACGTATGGGAAAATTGCATGAAAAAAAAAGGGTGAGATAAGACGGGTCAGTCAAAGATTAGGGtcagtcaaatttcgttgctcagggatggtcccgccatcctcgaacatcgaaggggcagttgttgacacctaattttttacctcccataatttactttgattactcagagtccttgaaaaataaataaaataagccaTGTACCTTAAAAtgtttaaataattttttctaAAATTGCTCAGAACAATATTTTGCTCCTTTAAATTGGTGAAAGGTCTCTCATGACATCACAAAGttttttagaaattaattggtattTGCTATGACATTTATAagatacttacttgatttaatcaaagaaaaaagggcattttgtttttttaaaatcattatttaattgttaaattgtcaaaaatcaaaattgGAAAACAATTTATTCCCTTTAGTCCatggagtttgagtaatttaactAATTGACCATTTCAccctttaatctttaatttttcttAATTGTGGGATTTGTCaaaatttat
Coding sequences within it:
- the LOC132601365 gene encoding uncharacterized protein LOC132601365 → MSMHLQMVDRTIKRSVGVVDDVIVRVREFLLPADFVILDCAVDKEVSIILGRPFLATGGDEAVEHKLEEEQFDEALSANLVNFDADEMEEYVEMEQNQKVFAVLRDYRRSIGWILGGFPPVFVNIESNLDMVEDCLEVFMDDFSVVSDSFDECLANLVDYVSKWVKAVALPNNDGKNVTNFLKKNSTPRAIISDGGTHFCNKQFTSLMEKYGVKHRVENPYHPQTSGMAFKTPIGTSPYQLVFGKAYHLPVELEHKALWALKN